In a single window of the Chionomys nivalis chromosome 11, mChiNiv1.1, whole genome shotgun sequence genome:
- the LOC130883752 gene encoding interferon alpha-12-like, with translation MARPCALLMALVLMSCWSTCSLGCDLPPTHNLRNKGALTILAQMRRLSPLSCLKDRKDFAFPLEKVDVQQIQKAQAIPVLQELTQQILILFNSKDSSAAWETTLLDTFCTGLHQQINDLQACLMQQVRVQEPPLTQEDSLVAVRKYFHRITVYLREKKHSPCAWEVVRAEIWRTLSSSTKLLSRLSGEKE, from the coding sequence ATGGCCAGACCCTGTGCTCTCCTGATGGCCTTGGTGCTGATGAGCTGCTGGTCAACCTGCTCTCTGGGATGTGACCTGCCTCCGACTCATAACCTCAGGAACAAAGGAGCCTTGACAATCCTGGCACAAATGAGGagactctcccctctctcctgcctgAAGGACAGAAAGGACTTTGCATTCCCTCTGGAGAAGGTGGATGTCCAGCAGATCCAGAAGGCTCAAGCCATCCCTGTCCTCCAGGAGCTGACCCAGCAGATCCTCATCCTCTTCAACTCAAAGGACTCATCTGCTGCTTGGGAGACAACCCTCCTAGACACATTCTGCACAGGCCTCCACCAGCAGATCAATGACCTGCAGGCCTGTCTGATGCAGCAGGTGAGGGTGCAGGAACCTCCCCTCACCCAGGAAGACTCCCTGGTGGCTGTGAGGAAATACTTCCACAGGATCACTGTCTATCtaagagagaagaaacacagcCCCTGTGCCTGGGAGGTGGTCAGAGCAGAAATCTGGAGAACCCTGTCTTCCTCAACCAAGTTGCTGTCAAGATTGAGTGGGGAGAAGGAGTAA